The Leptospira mtsangambouensis sequence GGAAAGGCGCCATTACAAGTGTAAGCTTTGCCGTCTGGACCAAATTCAACATCTCTTGTAAAGGTAACCTTTCGGCTCATTGGATATACTTTCCATTCTTCTGTTTTGATATCCATTGCCATAAGATTGTCTGAAGACGTACCATTCACCCATACAATGTTTCTTGGTCTGTCAACATTCAAAGAATAAGGAGTTTCTACTCCATCTATGGCTGTTGGCAAAGGATAAAGTTTAAATTTCCCATCTTCAGGTGTATACTTTGCAATGGAACCTTCAGGAAAAGCGGAGATCCAGATATGGTTGTCTTTATCAATTCTTAGGCGGCGCGGTCCTTGGAAAGGAGTTTCAATTAATTGGAAACTGTCATCTTTTGGATTGATCACTCCAATGGTATCTGCATGCAAACGAGTGAACCAAACATTTCCATTCGGTGCAATGTCAATCCCATAAGGAAGCGGCATTCCACTCACTCGTTCATCTACAGGCAACAAATGCATAGGGAAACCCCAGTTCATTAGTTTTACAATGAATCCACTAATCCATAAACTAAAACTTTCCTTTTTGGTTCTTGCGGGTAAGGTATAATTTTTGAATTTGTTTGATTTGCGATCGAACATTCCGATTTGGTTTGACAGTGCTAAAGTAAACCAAACACGATCTTGGTCATCAATACGAACGGTATGAGGATACAATCCATCATCAAACATATGGTCAGTGAATTTTTTTGTGATTGGATCAAATTCGGTAATTCGTTTTTGAAGAGAAGGTGTGATGAATATATGACCATCAACAGGTGATTCTGCTAAGGAATGTAATCCAACATAAGTTTCATGTTTCTGAAAAGAACGTAACCTTCCTGGTAAGAGTCCACCCAATTCGTCATCTGGTTGTTTTGGTACTTTGTATACTACCGTTTTACCAGTGTTAGGATTAATTTCCCAAAGTCTGTCTTGGATATTATCACCAACATATACAAGTCCTGTTTTTTTATGATATAGTAGATCATGCATTTGGGAAAAACTATCTCCCATTGGCCATTCTCTGATGACAGCACCGTGGAGTTCTTTTCCCCAGGTCCGGCCAGGTTGTACTCTTTCTGGATGTTTGAGTAAATCGATATAAGCATTGGATAAAAGAGTGGGGAGCTTTTTTTTGGCTTTGCCATGAGGCCTTGCTCCATAACCCATCATTCGATTGATGATTTCTTCCCAGTCACCAGCAGTAAAGGCACGTCGCATAAAAAAACTACCTTGTTGGTGGCAAAATCCACATTGTTCTAAATAGGTTTTTCTTAAGTCCTTATCCTCACCAAAATCAAGTGCAGCCACCCAACTATTGGAAGGGTATTGGCTTACAAGAAGATTGATGTCTACAACCTTTTCCATTCGAAACGATTGGAATGAGCTTGAGGAAAAGGTCCTTAGGTTTTGGTCTTTGTATCCAATTTTTCTCAATCGAACAATCACAGACGGTGCATAAGGAAAGGGTAGGTTGATTCGTCCATTGGGATTTGTAAACATAGTCACTTCTGGAGTGATGGTAAATTCCAATCCTTCTGGCGGATACCCATGGTCATCTCGTGGAGGCACTTGTGGTTTTTCAGCTTTCACTGTCACCATCACAAGGTCTAAAGGTTTTCCGGAAGAATCTTTTACTTCAATCTCAATGGCAAATAACGGAACATAGGCGAATAGAACTAAAAACAAAATATGTTTAAGTTTCATGGTAAGGAACTCCTTTGGCTTTTAAATATTGAATGAAAGTTTCTTTGGATGTAAATTTTGGTGTGTATCCAAACACAGTTTTTAATTGTTTGTTAGATAAAACAGGTCGATAACGCAAAAAATCAATTTGGTCTGGGCCATATTGGGTGAGGCGTAATAACCTTAATACAAAAAGCGCTGCCTGCAAAAAAAAGGCGGGAATGGGAACGTAAGTTTTCCCGATCATAGAACTAATTTCTTTGAGAGTCATTGCTCCATCGCCAGCAAGATTAAATGCACCTTCTTTTTTCTCTAGAATCCCCTTGGTGATGATTTGGATGACATCTTCGTCCCAGATAAAGACAAAAGGACTTAAATGTCCCCAAACACCCATTACAAACGGTTTTCGAAACATATCAGTGATTAGGTTATTCACTGTGGCTCCTAAAATGGTTCCTGGTCTTAAGATCAGTTGTTTTAATCCAGGGTGCTGAATGCGGTATTCAGAAAGGATTTCCTCGATTTCTCTTTTGTGTCTGGAATAGGCAAAAGCGGAATGCCCGCGGATGGGATCTGTTTCTTCAATCCAATCTTTGTTTTCTTTATGGTATCCATAAGCTGCACCAGAGCTTGTGATGATCACTTGTTGGGTTTGAGATAAAATAGCACCATCTAACACATTTTTTGTGCCTTCGACATCGATTTTATGTTGGATGGCTTCACTCATTCCTGCTGGTGGATTTATAATAGATGCAAGGTGAACAATGGAATCTGGTTTCCATGTTTGGATTAATTTGATAACCTCATCCCTTTGGCTAATGTCTAGAGTTTGAAATTCCAAATGGGGAATAGGTTCCAATCCTTGGAGTGGTCTGATATCTGTCGTAAGAATTTTCCAATCGGCAAAGTGTTTTGTTATATGTTTGATGAGTGTAGTGCCGATATAACCGGCACCACCAGTGATTAAAACCCTCAATCTTAAGTTCCTTCTATAGGGGAAAATTTTCGCCAAAACAAAACTAACAAAAGCCCAGAGACAATATGCCAAATCCCCCAAAAGGCTGCCACCAAAGCCATGTTTGGTTCTGCTTGGAACTGTGTGAGGATGAGACCAAGAGCAAGTCCCGAATTTTGCATTCCGACTTCAATGGTAATGGCACGTCGATTGGGAATGTCTTGTTGGAAGGCCCTGGCAATTAAATTACCAATGATGAGGGCTACTAAATTGTGAAAGACAACAATCAGAAAAACAAATCCAATATTGTCTAAAAAAACTTTCCAGTTACCACCGACAGCCACCACTAAAAACACCAAAAAGATAACAGATGAAATCCGTTTGAAAAATGGAGTGATTTTGTGAGCCACTTTCGTTGCAAAATTACCAATGGACATTCCTAATGCCAAAGGAAGCAGGAGTAAAATAATTAAACCTTTGATAATCATGAGACTATCAATATGTAATTCTCCAGTTCCCGAAATCATAGCTTTTGTAACTGGATTGCTATGTGCCGTTAAGGTAAAGTTAAGCGGTAATGTAATGATTGCAAATGCACTAGAAACTGCCGTCATACTAACGGAAAGTGCAGTGTTTCCATGTGCTAAGTGAGTGATGATATTTGATAGGTTTCCACCAGGACTTGCTGCGACGAGTAACATCCCCAACTCAATTCCTGCGGGCAAATCAAGTGATAGTGTGATGAGTAACGTGATCCATGGTAAAAAAAGAGTTTGGCCGATGAGTCCGGCGAAAACAGATACAGGTCGTTGTAATACTGCTCGAAAGGCTATGAACCTAAGTTCTAATGCAACACCGAAGATCATCAGCGCTAAGATAAGACCTAAAACGATTTGGTAGTCGTTATTATAATTCATCCTCATTGATTCCTATAAAAAATCTATTTCCAATAAAGAACGTACATTCGATTTCTGTACGTTCGCCGGACGATATCTTCTTCTATAGAAGTTTCAATTCTATCTTTTTTTGAGTGAGAGTTAAGCCGAACCTAAGTTATTTCTGAACAGTAACTTCTTTTCCAAAGGAACCACTTGTTTTAACTAAGTTGTGATCGTTACAAAATTCACAAAAGGATAGTGATTTTATCCTTTTGTGAAGAGAACCTTATTTGGAGTTAGTTTTCCTTAAATTCAAAATCCTGAAGCAGTGATCGCTGCTTTCGTACAAGGATTGTTATTTGGATCGCAGGTAAACATTTTGAATGTAAACAAATCATTTGGATTGGGTCGTTGTGAAGTAGATCCAAAATTGGTTCCACTAGCAAAACCCAAATCGGAACAAGAAGAAGTAGAAACTGCATACTTTTTTATGTTCGTATTCAAGAGTCCACCAGCCCCTCCTTGTGGAGTGTTGAAATAAGCGGTTGGCCCAATATTTCCTCCGTTCAACTGAAATGTATCAAAACAAGTTCCAGTAAAAGATCCTCCAAGATCGGCCACTTCTAACACTACTAGTGATTTATTTCGATCTGCAACACCATTGAGTAAGTTATTGATCACAAGGGAAGATATATCTTCTCTGTTTTGTTCTTTCGATTGGCAATTCCAAACAAAGTTAGAAACCACTAAGATAATCAATAATCGTATCATTAAATTTAATTTCATGTTCATTTGAGTTCCTCTTAGTTTGGTCTATAACTGTAAGCTTCAGGAGAAACAACTCCGGTCCAAAAGTTCGCCTGGAATTGTAGGTAAACTCTTCTATCATCAATCGGCATTGCATTTCCCGTGCTTGGATTTACATCAAACTGATTGCCAAGGACTTGGTAATAAAGTTGAGCTTTAAAATGGTGTTTGTCACCGAACAAGTTCAAACCTGCCCAATACACTCGTAATGAATCGGTAGGATCCACTTTTCCATTTCGATTGAAATCACCTTGGATAAATTCATATTTAAACACAGGCATGATGTAGTAACGATCCAAAAAGGGAATATTGTAACCAATCGTTCCATGGTATCCAAATAAATCATTGGAAGCTGCTCCACCAAACTTTGTATAGGCGCCAGACAAGTAGAATCCTTTATAAGTAAAGGTACTATCGTATGTATGACCCACAAGTCCCATTTTCGGTCGAGCCAGGGTTGGAACAGAGTTCTGAACCAAAAAGTTAGGATTTCCATTGGCATCCAAACTTCCTCGATCGGGATTAGATCCTTGGGCAGTTAACAATTGAATTCCACTGGTTGTCCCTGGAGTGTATTCCGGAACATAAAGTGCTGGCGTGATTAAGTTCTGAGTTTGGACATAACCCGCACCAACAGACCATTTCAATTCTCGTTGGAAAATTTCTTCCCCTTCTTGCCAGTTCACAGTTTTCCCATCAGACTCTCGTTTGAGTCCACCAAACACGTTTACTTGTGCACGAGCGTAGTAAATAGGAGAGGTGTTCACTGCACCATATCGGTTAGCGGTCGTTAAATCTTGTCTTCTCCCTGTTCCGTAGTCACCACCACCACCTTTTCCATTACTCACCATCAATGAAAGTTGTAAGTATCTTTCCCATTTATGATCAATTTCTTTCAGAGGAGTTGCTTGGATCATCACACCATTATCAAACTGAGGAATGGCATTCACGATCATACTTCGTTCTAAAGTAACAAAGTTTGCAGAAGATTGTAAATACTCCCGGCTGAATTGAGTAGGCA is a genomic window containing:
- a CDS encoding lyase, which encodes MKLKHILFLVLFAYVPLFAIEIEVKDSSGKPLDLVMVTVKAEKPQVPPRDDHGYPPEGLEFTITPEVTMFTNPNGRINLPFPYAPSVIVRLRKIGYKDQNLRTFSSSSFQSFRMEKVVDINLLVSQYPSNSWVAALDFGEDKDLRKTYLEQCGFCHQQGSFFMRRAFTAGDWEEIINRMMGYGARPHGKAKKKLPTLLSNAYIDLLKHPERVQPGRTWGKELHGAVIREWPMGDSFSQMHDLLYHKKTGLVYVGDNIQDRLWEINPNTGKTVVYKVPKQPDDELGGLLPGRLRSFQKHETYVGLHSLAESPVDGHIFITPSLQKRITEFDPITKKFTDHMFDDGLYPHTVRIDDQDRVWFTLALSNQIGMFDRKSNKFKNYTLPARTKKESFSLWISGFIVKLMNWGFPMHLLPVDERVSGMPLPYGIDIAPNGNVWFTRLHADTIGVINPKDDSFQLIETPFQGPRRLRIDKDNHIWISAFPEGSIAKYTPEDGKFKLYPLPTAIDGVETPYSLNVDRPRNIVWVNGTSSDNLMAMDIKTEEWKVYPMSRKVTFTRDVEFGPDGKAYTCNGAFPSWQIEDGQPTLMEIKQSK
- a CDS encoding SDR family oxidoreductase, whose translation is MRVLITGGAGYIGTTLIKHITKHFADWKILTTDIRPLQGLEPIPHLEFQTLDISQRDEVIKLIQTWKPDSIVHLASIINPPAGMSEAIQHKIDVEGTKNVLDGAILSQTQQVIITSSGAAYGYHKENKDWIEETDPIRGHSAFAYSRHKREIEEILSEYRIQHPGLKQLILRPGTILGATVNNLITDMFRKPFVMGVWGHLSPFVFIWDEDVIQIITKGILEKKEGAFNLAGDGAMTLKEISSMIGKTYVPIPAFFLQAALFVLRLLRLTQYGPDQIDFLRYRPVLSNKQLKTVFGYTPKFTSKETFIQYLKAKGVPYHET
- a CDS encoding bile acid:sodium symporter family protein; this encodes MNYNNDYQIVLGLILALMIFGVALELRFIAFRAVLQRPVSVFAGLIGQTLFLPWITLLITLSLDLPAGIELGMLLVAASPGGNLSNIITHLAHGNTALSVSMTAVSSAFAIITLPLNFTLTAHSNPVTKAMISGTGELHIDSLMIIKGLIILLLLPLALGMSIGNFATKVAHKITPFFKRISSVIFLVFLVVAVGGNWKVFLDNIGFVFLIVVFHNLVALIIGNLIARAFQQDIPNRRAITIEVGMQNSGLALGLILTQFQAEPNMALVAAFWGIWHIVSGLLLVLFWRKFSPIEGT
- a CDS encoding LA_3150 family lipoprotein yields the protein MNMKLNLMIRLLIILVVSNFVWNCQSKEQNREDISSLVINNLLNGVADRNKSLVVLEVADLGGSFTGTCFDTFQLNGGNIGPTAYFNTPQGGAGGLLNTNIKKYAVSTSSCSDLGFASGTNFGSTSQRPNPNDLFTFKMFTCDPNNNPCTKAAITASGF
- a CDS encoding porin; this translates as MKTISKAILAFLIFVGTVSAEPEAPQTEAKDHKKETKEPQAKVYQEFYEDTESGQIFTKPGPNRVKVEYNRPLKNGNTTTLPDAFAHRPDDTTKEKLTIYGRIQFRGVSGSQDSLFNNGHRDFNTVDWNFRRLRLGAQYENDWWGTNIQLRLENMLNRPDVVQTTSTLNYLDANGRPATTSYVTNTRLKDNRGYIHEAFAYAKIPYGGLRFVFGQLPTQFSREYLQSSANFVTLERSMIVNAIPQFDNGVMIQATPLKEIDHKWERYLQLSLMVSNGKGGGGDYGTGRRQDLTTANRYGAVNTSPIYYARAQVNVFGGLKRESDGKTVNWQEGEEIFQRELKWSVGAGYVQTQNLITPALYVPEYTPGTTSGIQLLTAQGSNPDRGSLDANGNPNFLVQNSVPTLARPKMGLVGHTYDSTFTYKGFYLSGAYTKFGGAASNDLFGYHGTIGYNIPFLDRYYIMPVFKYEFIQGDFNRNGKVDPTDSLRVYWAGLNLFGDKHHFKAQLYYQVLGNQFDVNPSTGNAMPIDDRRVYLQFQANFWTGVVSPEAYSYRPN